In the genome of Ignavibacteriales bacterium, one region contains:
- a CDS encoding RNA polymerase sigma factor, whose amino-acid sequence MFNGQSQIHNYRESSLIDSPESAVVKEAQSGSHSAFEFLYKQNVGKIFAVCLRLIADRTRAEELTQDVFVRAWENLNSFRGESLFSTWLYRLAVNVVLVDMRTVKRRSLRFSGLSSLLKFTKKTEHNHGDSIDLEKAVSTLPEKARVVFVLHDVEGYKHEEISEMLGIAEGTTKAQLHRARKLLREVLVK is encoded by the coding sequence ATGTTTAATGGACAATCTCAAATACACAATTACAGGGAAAGCAGTTTGATCGATTCACCTGAATCGGCTGTTGTAAAAGAAGCTCAATCAGGGAGTCATTCTGCGTTTGAATTTTTATACAAACAAAACGTGGGAAAAATATTTGCAGTGTGTCTCCGGCTGATCGCTGACAGAACCCGCGCGGAAGAATTAACACAGGATGTTTTTGTGAGAGCGTGGGAGAATCTTAATTCCTTCAGAGGCGAAAGTTTGTTCTCAACATGGCTTTACAGGCTTGCAGTGAATGTTGTTCTCGTGGATATGCGGACAGTTAAGAGACGTTCATTAAGATTTTCAGGTTTAAGCAGTCTGTTAAAGTTCACAAAGAAAACTGAACATAATCATGGTGATTCAATTGATCTTGAAAAAGCTGTTTCAACATTGCCTGAAAAAGCAAGGGTTGTTTTTGTACTTCATGATGTTGAAGGTTACAAACATGAAGAGATAAGTGAGATGCTCGGTATTGCTGAAGGAACAACGAAAGCTCAGCTACACCGGGCAAGAAAGTTATTAAGGGAGGTTCTTGTAAAATGA
- a CDS encoding zf-HC2 domain-containing protein has protein sequence MKCKEVKYYINDYADGLLPDEMREDIHAHILICEKCRNEYEEIQSIKSEAANLPDEIFPSQELWEGINSRINPGKKQVNREAKIYNIASNKSVSTFGESLTLRFKQPSHKRTIYAAGLAFVLMVIVSISLLTLPGPAPAAFLQVQSLEGTSKISDEQFSDIGLIKIGDWLETDALSRAKIIVGSIGEVEVEQDSRIKLVQTKANEHRLALDKGKIHATIWAPPRLFFVETPSATAVDLGCMYSLEVDDNGSTFLHVTSGWVALENNGQESIIPAGAVCATYKSSGTGTPYFKNSDEKFINTLQLFDSGVRDVAVINELLKTKSKDDLLSLWHIIPKVDEKSRGEIFAAMKKLVDVPDTITKEKIITADKKTLDELWEVLGFGSKSLWKI, from the coding sequence ATGAAATGCAAAGAAGTTAAATATTATATAAATGATTATGCCGATGGTTTACTCCCCGATGAAATGAGAGAAGATATTCATGCGCATATCCTGATCTGTGAAAAATGCAGGAATGAATATGAAGAGATTCAATCAATAAAATCGGAGGCGGCAAATCTTCCTGATGAAATTTTTCCTTCGCAGGAATTATGGGAAGGTATAAACAGCCGGATCAATCCGGGAAAGAAACAAGTAAACCGTGAAGCGAAAATTTATAACATCGCCTCAAACAAATCCGTTAGTACATTCGGTGAATCGCTTACACTGCGATTCAAACAGCCGTCACATAAAAGAACAATTTATGCTGCCGGCTTAGCTTTTGTGCTTATGGTTATTGTTTCGATTAGTCTGCTTACACTCCCGGGTCCCGCACCGGCGGCATTCCTCCAGGTGCAGAGTCTTGAAGGGACTTCAAAAATAAGTGATGAACAATTCAGTGATATCGGTCTTATAAAAATAGGCGACTGGCTTGAAACAGATGCTCTTTCACGTGCTAAAATAATTGTCGGATCAATCGGTGAGGTTGAAGTTGAACAGGACTCACGAATTAAACTGGTTCAGACAAAAGCCAATGAACACAGGTTAGCGCTTGATAAAGGAAAAATTCATGCAACTATCTGGGCGCCGCCAAGATTGTTCTTTGTAGAAACACCTTCCGCGACCGCTGTTGATCTCGGATGTATGTATTCGCTTGAAGTTGATGATAACGGTTCAACATTTTTACACGTTACCTCGGGATGGGTAGCGCTTGAAAACAACGGACAGGAATCCATCATTCCAGCCGGTGCAGTGTGCGCTACGTACAAATCATCGGGAACCGGAACTCCGTATTTCAAAAATTCAGATGAAAAATTTATCAACACGTTACAATTGTTTGATTCAGGTGTAAGAGATGTTGCTGTTATTAATGAACTATTGAAGACCAAAAGCAAAGATGATCTGCTCAGCCTGTGGCATATCATACCTAAGGTTGATGAAAAGTCGCGCGGAGAAATTTTTGCAGCAATGAAAAAATTAGTTGATGTTCCTGATACTATCACCAAAGAAAAAATAATCACCGCGGATAAAAAAACACTTGATGAACTCTGGGAAGTACTTGGGTTTGGAAGTAAATCTTTGTGGAAGATTTGA